A stretch of DNA from Elephas maximus indicus isolate mEleMax1 chromosome 21, mEleMax1 primary haplotype, whole genome shotgun sequence:
ATCCCCCATGGCCATGCAGTGGCCAGGCAGCCAGCAGTCCCCATCCTGGGAAACACAAATACAGTCCTGCTCAGCAGTCCCCAGGTCCTAGCCACAAGTCTGTCTCTCCCAGCAGGCCTTTACCCCCAGCCCACCTCTCCAGCCCCTGCCCTGGGTCTCAGTCTCCATCCTACCTGATCCCAAATGTCATAGACCAGGAGGGAGGCCTCTTCTCCATCCACCATGATGGAGCGATCATACGTGTGCCCTAAGCAGAAGACCAGTAGCCAGGTTACCTGCTGGATGCCCAAAGTCCCCAGTTCCAGGctccctgtttttgtttgttttttttatttactgtgctttaagtgaaagtttacaaagtcagtctcatacaaaaagttaaacacacctTGCAATGTGctcttagctgctctccccctaatgagacagcacagccctcctctccaccctgtattccccctgtcttttattcaaccagctcctgtccccctcttccttcccatctcccctccacacaggagttgcccacatagtctcatgtgtctacttgcagACTCCCTGTTTTGGTCACATCCTCCAGCtcctccccagagccctcagctctCCTCCCCACTTAGAGATGGCTGCCATGTGTCTCCTGATCCTGGGCAATTCATGGGGGCGGGTAGACAGAAGCGACAGGGCCGGGAAGTGGGGGATGGGGGCATAGTGTGCTCGTCCTCCACCGAGACACCCTCCCCCCTAAGCTACCAATGTCCTGAGTTTCAGTGCTCCCTACCCTCCTGCTGTCTGGGCCCGGGAGTGGCTCTGACCACAGTGGCTTAAGTTAGAATTGAGAATGTCACATTCCTCTGGGAGCCCTAAGTGACCAAGGGCTCCTCCCCTAGGAATTAATTCCCTCTGCCTGAATTCCTGCTGACCCCGGCTCGGGGAATGTCCTGTCCCAACCCTTACCCCCATCCCACAGAGGTCATATGGGAGCACTGCACCCTTTACTCTGGGAATTTCTTCTGCTATGAATGGCTTGAAGTTCCTTCTCCCTtactttccccatctgtgaaatgggtgggGAGAGGCATGATTCTGAAAGCCCTTTGGACTCCCACGTATTTGTCACTTTTAGTCCAGGTCCCCAGTCCCCTGGCTCCCAGACCTGCCCCTGGGATTTCCCCTTCCCTGACCTGCCCAGTCCTTTACCTGCGGCCTCGGCCTCAGGTCCCTCCTCTACGCCACCAAAGATGCGGGCCAGAGAGCTCTTGCCCACGCCAGGCGCCCCCAGCAGCAGCACCTTGTACACGCTCTCGTCTGAGTCGCTGCCCCCCGAGCTGAGGGAGTCAGAGGAGCCCTCTGGCCAGTTCAGCCTTGGACCCTGGGTCTCGGTCCCGGCCGCCGCTAGGGCGCCTGGAGACAGCGCCGCCTGCAGGTCGCGCTCATCCACCGGCATGCTTCGGCGGTGCAGAGGGGGCGCCGGGCCCCAGGGTGTGCTGCCTCGACGGCGCTCGCGCTCCTGGCCTCCGCCGCGGCTCCCGCCTGCTCCGCTGCCGCCGCCATTCAGGGTCATTGCGTCCGGCGctttctgggggggggggggggggccgggAACCAGGATGGCCGCGTGAGTCGCGGTGTCATTGGGGTGGAAGGCCTGACCCGGGACGCACTGGCCCAACCCAGCCGTGAGGGATCTTGCGCCCCGACCCGTGGCCCATCCCAGCCTGGCCCATCCATCCGAAATCCAGAAGGAGCGGCCACCGCTCCCCCGGCTTCTGCGGGACACTCACCCAGTCGCACACGCGGTCAGGACTCGGACCTGGGCTCGGACACAACCCGCTCGCAGCCCCGGACTCGGACACTCCGACCCTTGCCGCTGCGGCCGCCGCCTTCTCAGCTGCGCTAGGTCCCAGCTCCAGCGCCGGCTATTTAAGCCTCCGCCCTACcccgccctcgccctcgcccccGGTCCGCACTCATGCGGGGGCGGACGGGGGCTGACGTGTctatccacccccaccccaggggaATCCCCACCCTCGGTCTAGGACCTCAAACCCACCAAGACCCCGCCCCCCAACCAGGGGTGAGCTGCTGCCTAGCAATACTAGGGCCCCGCAGACGCTGGGGTCTGAGTGGGGTGGGGGAAAGGAGGGagtgaggaaggggaggagaaaggggaaggaggaagTGTGTAAATGGAACAGGGAGGCTGTGAAGATTTGAGTGGGGGGGGAAGCACCGTGTGGTGGAGAGACTATGGGACCAGCCAAGGGCGGTAACTCCCCACTGGGGAAGATTTAGGCCTGGTCCTTTAAGAGTGaattctcccttccccctcccccaagccTGGCCTGTTTCCCAAGTCCTAGGGGAGTGGAAGAGTTGAGTTACGGGCTGAAGACTTCACCCTTCTCTGCCCATGACACCCACTGCCCGCCCACCCAGACCTAAAGTAGGGGTCCTAAATCCTGGCATCTAGCCTCAACACCTGTCTTcccaccccctcctcctcctgaggAATTGAAGATTGTCCCTGCTGAGCTTACCCTTGGGGTGAGGGTTGGTGTTACCCCATGAGCCCCAGGGGGCCCTTGGAGGGCTATTTGGAGGGGATGAGGGAGGTCACCTGGCAGTGTGTTGCAGGTAGAGGTACCTGCTTGAGTTCTGAGGAAGGGACACCAGTGAAGGGAAAGGATGAACTCagtctccaccccacccccacgacCCCCCAAGGAGCTTCCTGCAACTCTGCTAAAAATACCTGGCCCTGCCCCTGGTCGTTCTGCTTCTGGGCTGGAGGTTGCCCAGAGTTGGGGAAATCCAGGGAGGCAGGAGCCAGATGCCAACAGGAGCAGATAGGGCTGAGGCTGGACCAGGGTCAGGGCTAGATCCAGCCACTTCAGTCTTCAAtgactccctccttccctctagcTCCAGGCTGGGTCCGCTGTCCAGGGCCTGGAGGTTCAGACTCTCACCCAGGAGAGGCATAGTGGCAGAGTGTGGTCAAGGTGGAGGGGCCGGGGGGAGGGTGTCTCAGCTACCACTTGGTGCCACCACTGCCCAGAGCTCACTCCCCTTAGATCTAGGGTAGGGACTGGGACCatgagctggggctgggggcgggggggggatgcAATGGGGAGGCTTGGTTtttaatcctggctctgcctccagCCTGCTGGTTTTCTCTCCCTCCCAGCCTCCAGATGCCCACGACCTATTCCCCCCTGTTCATCTCTGAGCTGTATGAGGATTAGAGGCAGACAGACTGTGAAGTGCTTCCTGATGGGGACCTGCCAGACTCTGAAGTTTATGACAAGTATGGCAGGGGACACCACGTAGGGCTCAGGTGACATCAAGGATGGGCTCCAGTTTGCCGTGGCGACCTGGGCCTGGTTCTCTAGCTGCTACATCAGTTTTCTTAGTAACACCTAAGACGGTCTTCAAGAGAGGAGGACTGGTTGGGTTAAGTGTTACGGGCACTCATGTGGGCCTCTCCTGTTTTTGGCAGCACCTACCAAGGTAGGCAAGGGCTGGGCTGAGGGGTAGCCTGACCATTCGTGTTCTTTCCATGGTCCTGGGAGTCTTGGGGAACCTGGGTGCCCTATGTCGGCTTTGGTCTCCTGGACAAGGTCCACTGAGAAGAGGGAGTGGTAGGCCAGGCCTCCTGTCAGAGGATAAAGCCTCAAGAGCCAGCAAACCCCCTCCCATCAGGAATCCTGGCAGGGCTGTTTACGCAGCCCCATCTACCCAACCCCACACCTGGCCTTGCTACTGAAAAGAGCCCTGGGTGTTGGGCAGAGAGCGGGTGTCGGGGGTAGCTGTGGTTTTTCTCAGCAGGGCCCGTGCAAGGAAGCCAGGCTGGGTTTCCCCTCTAGTAATCTGAGCTCTTGACCTCAGCAGTGTTTCTTCATCACCAAGGGAACTGCATCCACACAGGGCCACTCAGGCCCCAAGCATTCCGGTGGCTGCCTCAACAGGCCACAGAGATGCCCACCATGAGCCTAGCTATGGCCAGAGAACCCAGGGGCCAAGACCAGGACATGACCTTAAGACATCCCCCCTCCCACCACATGGTCCTCCCAGCTCTCTGGGCTGAGCTTGGTTGCCTAGAAGGAGCAAACTGAGGCTAGAACACCCCTAGACCCAGGAGGGGAAGGGCACAAAGTTCCTGCGCCCTAAAGCTTGCCATCCCTCCAGCCTCTGTGGAATCAAGACAGTCCAggtttcaaatcccagctctgccccttgcCATTTCATCTCTGCTCATTtattctaagcctcagtttcttcctttgcagaacagaaataatgagatctTCTTAGAGTTGTCATGAGACAAAAATGACATGACATGCAGAGGTAAAGTGGTTGGCacaggcctggcacatagtagtatctcaataaaatcatttttatcaTCAGCATCCTTGGTTGGACTGGACAGAATTGAGTGAATCCATGGGCCCTCTCCTGATTCTTCTCTCTAGCAGTGACTTCCGGAGTCGGATAGTGATCCCAGGAATAATAGATATCCCACCCCCAAAACCCATCTTCTCTCTGTGGGATCCCACACCCTTCCCCCTCAGGTAGCAAAATGTTGCAGAGAACTTGGCTGGACTTCATTATCCCCAGTTCTCCTCAGGCAACAGCCCCTATGCCCCATGATCCCCATCCTTGTATAAGACtcaatccattcattcattccatcaaACTGTGCCAGGCCCTTGACTGGGGACAGGATGATAAGCAGCAACAGACAAACCCCATTTTAGCTATGATTTGTGGTTCCTATTTTGTAGACACAATAATTGAGGTCTGAAAGGTCATAGGCCAGAAAAAGCAGAGCCAGGCACACCTGGCAGAGGGTGTTTCAAGGGCCTAAAACTTTACTACCCTTCTATACCTGTGTCCTCAGACAGCAGCTGGAGTTCCAGAAATCTCCCTGGGCACTGGCCCAGGATGCACAGATTGTGTCCCTGCAGACAGCTAGGGGCCAGGCACCATGAGTCAAGACTAACAAAGGGATATGCCAGCTGTGGCATGAGCAGCTTAGTGTTTCTTGCCCACCATGGACTGGATGTCAGGCGGATCAGCTGAGTAACTCAGTGACCTGCCTTCCCCATGAATCCTCTTCCCCCCAGCTGAACAGACACCACAGCCACCTCAAATAGATTGGAGCTATCAGAACAGAGGTGCACATGTGGGCAGGCCTGCAGGGACGGAAAAGCTTTGTCAAAAAGGCTCCCTGGGTTCTGCAGGGCCCCAGTAGTCACCCTGTTCTCTGGCatactcagcttcctcatctgtggaaATGGGGGGTATGATGTCAGGAAGATCACCTGAGACAGGCCCAGCTCCATTTTAAACCTCCACACAGCAGTCCCAAGTGATTGCCATGACTagccccacttcacagatgaagaaactccaTGACAAGGGCTGAtggcttcacctctctgagccaggGCAGCCAAATTCAGAACCTCATTCTTGGTCACTAGGTAGAGAAGCCACCCTCTCCTGGAAGTGGAGATGGCATTAGGGCTtgggaggcggggggggggggggggggggggggcctagCCTTCCATCAAGACAACAGCGCCCCCTGCCAGTAAGCCGTACCTACCaagctgagtcaattccggcccatagagaccctgtaaaacagagtagaactgctccagggggtttccaaggctgtaaatgtttacagaagtagactgccacatctttcttccacggagcagctggtgggttcaaaccgccaacctttcagttagcagtcaagtgcttcgGTTCCTTTTTACTACCTAGCTGGAGGCCTTGGGGGAGTTAATTACCTATTCCTTTTTAAGTATTAATAATTACTTATTTCCTCACCTGCAGTATTGATAATAAAGAATAGCAACTGCCACAGAGGGCTGGATCGATAATTAACTTGCTAGATAGAATTTGTAAAGCCCTCGGCCTGATGCCCACTCTCAAGACAGGCTCAGTGTTGTTAGCTGACCCTCAAGAACAGATCTACTAAGTGCCCTGGCTCCTTGCTGAGGCTTCCTTAGGCTTTTGCCTTCAATCACATCTGAGGCTCAGGAGGCATAGGATGGAGCACAGCAAGtctgtcttttttaaaatattattttattgtggtaaaatatatgtaacaaaaatttgccatttcaaccattttcaagtgtacgattcagtgacgttacactcaccatgttgtacaactatcttactaactagttgccatcaagtccattcccattcatggcagccccacgtgtgttagagtagaactgtgttccacatggttttcagtggctgagtttttagaagcagatcatgaaGCCTTTTTTCTAAgttgcctctgggaggactcaaacctccaacctttcggttagtagccaaggacATCAgccgttgtgcaaccatcaccactatttctaaaagtttttcatcactccaaacagagTAAGTCCCCATTCCCCAACCCCcccaacccctggtaaccactaataaactttaatcTCTAAACATTTGGCTATTCAAGAGATTtcatatcatacaatatttgttcttttgtgtctcacTTATTTAACTCAGAATACTGTTTCCAAGGCTTATCCATTTTGTAAtattatcagaatttcatttctctttatggctaaatagtattccattgtatagatatactGTATCttcttcatccattcatttgt
This window harbors:
- the RRAD gene encoding GTP-binding protein RAD encodes the protein MTLNGGGSGAGGSRGGGQERERRRGSTPWGPAPPLHRRSMPVDERDLQAALSPGALAAAGTETQGPRLNWPEGSSDSLSSGGSDSDESVYKVLLLGAPGVGKSSLARIFGGVEEGPEAEAAGHTYDRSIMVDGEEASLLVYDIWDQDGDCWLPGHCMAMGDAYVIVYSVTDKGSFEKASELRVQLRRARQTDDVPIILVGNKSDLVRSREVSVDEGRACAVVFDCKFIETSAALHHNVQALFEGVVRQIRLRRDSKEANARRQAGTRRRESLGKKAKRFLGRIVARNSRKMAFRAKSKSCHDLSVL